A window of Malaclemys terrapin pileata isolate rMalTer1 chromosome 14, rMalTer1.hap1, whole genome shotgun sequence contains these coding sequences:
- the GAS8 gene encoding dynein regulatory complex subunit 4: MAPKKKGGKKAKGGKAAAVVDAVPPEDMSKDQLEEHIVRLREELDREREERNYFQLERDKIHTFWEITRRQLDEKKAELRNKDREMEEAEERHQVEIKVYKQKVKHLLYEHQNNITELKAEGTVSMKLAQKEHRTQETELRKDMRTLKVELKEQELANEVVVKNLRMKQEEEITRLRSDFERQVKEIEAKYDKKMRVLRDELDLRRKTEIHEIEERKNGQINTLMKNHEKAFSDIKNYYNDVTLNNLALINTLKEQMEEMKKKEDHLEKEMAEVLLQNKRQTEPLQRAREEVAELQKKLAHYEKDKEALANTKARLKVTQKELKDLQWEHEVLEQRFSKVQAERDELYQKFTKAINEVQQKTGFKNLLLERKLKALSNILEKKEVQLNEVLSASNLDPSALTMVTRKLEDVLDSKNNTIKDLQYELARVCKAHNDLLRTYEAKLTAFGIPLDNVGFKPLETTVMGQTLGQGPAGLVATPT; encoded by the exons ATG GCGCCCAAAAAGaaaggtggcaaaaaagccaaGGGAGGCAAAGCTGCAGCGGTGGTGGATGCTGTCCCCCCGGAGGACATGAGCAAGGATCAG ctggaggagcacATTGTGCGTCTTCGGGAGGAACTGGACCGCGAACGGGAGGAGCGCAACTACTTCCAGCTGGAGCGTGACAAGATCCACACCTTCTGGGAGATCACCCGTCGGCAGCTGGATGAGAAGAAGGCGGAGCTGCGCAACAAGGACCGTGAGATGGAGGAGGCCGAGGAGCGGCATCAAGTGGAGATTAAA GTTTACAAGCAGAAGGTGAAGCACCTGTTGTACGAGCACCAGAACAACATCACAGAACTGAAGGCAGAGGGCACTGTGTCCATGAAGCTGGCCCAGAAGGAGCACCGCACCCAGGAGACGGAGCTGCGCAAGGATATGCGCACCTTGAAAGTGGAGCTAAAGGAGCAGGAGCTGGCCAACGAGGTGGTGGTGAAAAACCTGCGCATG AAACAAGAGGAGGAGATCACGCGGCTGCGCAGCGACTTTGAGAGACAAGTGAAAG AGATTGAGGCCAAGTACGACAAGAAGATGCGCGTGCTGCGGGACGAGCTGGATCTGCGGAGGAAAACGGAGATTCATGAGATCGAGGAGAGGAAAAATGGACAGATCAACACGCTGATGAAGAACCACGAGAAGGCCTTCAGTGACATCAAGAACTACTACAACGACGTCACCCTCAACAACCTGGCACTCATCAACACTCTCAAG GAGCAGATGGAGGAGATGAAGAAGAAGGAGGATCACCTGGAGAAGGAGATGGCGGAAGTGCTGCTTCAGAACAAGAGGCAAACAGAGCCCCTGCAGCGGGCCCGGGAGGAGGTGGCCGAGCTGCAGAAGAAGCTAGCCCACTACGAGAAGGACAAGGAGGCACTGGCT AACACAAAGGCCCGTTTGAAAGTCACCCAGAAAGAATTAAAAGACCTTCAGTGGGAACATGAAGTGCTGGAGCAGAGGTTCAGCAAG GTGCAGGCAGAACGAGACGAGCTCTATCAGAAGTTCACCAAAGCTATTAATGAGGTGCAGCAGAAGACTGGCTTCAAGAACCTGCTCCTGGAGCGCAAGTTGAAGGCCCTCTCCAACATACTGGAGAAGAAGGAGGTGCAGCTTAACGAAGTCCTCTCAGCCTCCAATCTCGACCCCAGCGCCCTCACCATGGTCACACGCAAACTGGAG GATGTGCTGGATTCCAAGAACAACACCATCAAGGATCTCCAGTACGAGCTGGCCCGAGTCTGCAAG GCACACAACGACTTGCTGCGCACCTATGAGGCCAAGCTCACAGCCTTCGGCATCCCCCTGGACAACGTGGGCTTCAAACCACTGGAGACCACAGTGATGGGACAGAcgctggggcagggcccagccggACTCGTTGCTACCCCAACCTAG